One Nostoc punctiforme PCC 73102 DNA window includes the following coding sequences:
- a CDS encoding CHAT domain-containing protein, with the protein MSSNDQIKILFLAADPSNAARLRLGQELRDIREKLQLAKERDRFILDSRESVRLGDISQAIFDVEPQIVHFSGHGTSTGELCFEDLLGEYQPVQPDALAALFELVADQINCVVLNACYSEAQAKAIAQHISFVIGMNKEIGDQAAIAFAVGFYKALAARRTIDQAYKFGCVEIRLQGIAEHLTPVLYTKQNSVSPVSEVQQIDSNKSTGVTNAQSTSLNLGQRQRILQEIESLQQQYDLLSQKLSRLRLDLVIESGTVIKFQLEKQIENAEAERTQLTQRIEQLENSLQ; encoded by the coding sequence ATGAGCAGTAATGATCAAATCAAAATTCTGTTTCTGGCAGCAGATCCCAGTAATGCTGCACGATTACGCTTGGGGCAAGAGTTGCGTGATATTCGTGAAAAACTGCAACTAGCAAAAGAGCGAGACAGATTTATTCTAGACTCCCGTGAATCTGTACGTCTGGGAGATATCAGCCAGGCTATATTCGATGTTGAACCGCAGATTGTGCATTTTTCTGGACATGGAACCAGTACGGGTGAGCTTTGTTTTGAAGATTTACTAGGAGAATACCAACCTGTACAACCCGATGCTCTAGCAGCGTTATTTGAACTAGTAGCCGATCAAATAAATTGTGTGGTGTTGAATGCTTGCTATTCCGAAGCTCAAGCAAAAGCGATCGCACAACATATTTCTTTTGTCATTGGCATGAATAAAGAAATTGGAGATCAAGCCGCGATCGCTTTTGCTGTTGGTTTTTACAAAGCATTGGCAGCAAGGCGGACGATAGATCAAGCTTACAAGTTCGGTTGTGTCGAAATTAGATTGCAAGGCATTGCAGAACATTTGACTCCAGTTCTGTACACCAAACAAAACTCAGTGTCTCCAGTCTCAGAGGTACAGCAGATAGACTCCAACAAATCAACTGGAGTAACCAATGCACAGTCAACTAGTTTAAATCTGGGGCAAAGGCAGCGAATTTTACAGGAAATCGAAAGCCTCCAGCAACAGTATGATTTATTAAGTCAGAAATTGAGCCGCCTACGGTTGGATTTAGTGATAGAATCTGGCACTGTCATCAAGTTTCAGTTAGAAAAGCAGATTGAAAATGCTGAAGCTGAAAGAACACAACTTACTCAAAGGATCGAGCAGCTAGAAAATAGCCTGCAATAA
- the dhaL gene encoding dihydroxyacetone kinase subunit DhaL codes for MLSQAQILQWLQAYATEIEQNKTYLTELDAAIGDADHGINMDRGFKKVSILLPTLTDKDISNILKAVSMTLISSIGGASGPLYGTWFLRASTAVVDKQELTEQDVLGLLQAGLDGVLQRGKAQLGDKTMVDVLSPAVTAFGQAVGESKGTLEAMQQAVAIAQKGLQETIPMQAKKGRASYLGERSIGHQDPGGTSAYLMLKSLLEVLENSQTTDH; via the coding sequence ATGTTGAGTCAGGCGCAGATATTACAATGGTTGCAGGCTTATGCAACTGAGATAGAGCAGAATAAAACCTATTTGACAGAATTAGATGCTGCGATCGGAGATGCTGACCACGGTATAAATATGGATCGCGGCTTCAAAAAGGTAAGTATTCTGTTACCAACTCTTACAGACAAGGACATCAGCAACATTCTCAAAGCTGTGAGTATGACCTTGATTTCTTCCATTGGCGGTGCTAGTGGCCCTCTTTATGGAACCTGGTTTTTACGAGCTAGTACAGCAGTAGTAGATAAGCAAGAATTAACAGAACAAGATGTGTTGGGGCTACTCCAGGCAGGCTTAGACGGCGTGCTGCAACGTGGCAAAGCGCAACTAGGAGACAAAACAATGGTAGATGTGCTATCTCCAGCTGTAACCGCTTTTGGGCAGGCTGTAGGAGAAAGTAAGGGAACGCTGGAAGCGATGCAACAGGCTGTAGCAATAGCCCAAAAGGGGTTACAAGAAACTATACCTATGCAGGCCAAAAAAGGACGGGCTAGCTATCTGGGGGAAAGAAGTATCGGACATCAAGATCCAGGAGGGACTTCTGCTTATTTAATGTTGAAAAGTTTGTTAGAGGTGTTGGAAAATAGCCAAACAACTGACCACTGA
- a CDS encoding VWA containing CoxE family protein, with protein sequence MKIEALHEELPLLELFTQLREAGLPLGIDEYRLVLTALQEGFGTTDQEALAELCRTLWVKSQDEEHLFNYHFQQVITEPYPVRPFVRKEEEKTSSRMQEAVESDDNYSPDLLNTTPTTVPVSSELMEVQDEMQVAEAVQITTQKNEEITVNRFTETDEYFPVTRRQMKQSWRHLRRMVRQGLPTKLDIEATIEQLVRQGVLLEPVLMPSRVNRTELLLLIDHKGSMVPFHALSQRLAQTALRGGRLGKASIYYFHNCPTKYLYHDQTRQKAEPVTDFLAQLRPDRSAVLIFSDGGAARGGFSLERLELTQKFLDQLKQRSRYIAWLNPMATERWFGTTAGEIVRLVPMFEVSRQGFDGAIDVLQGRGINAQLRY encoded by the coding sequence ATGAAAATAGAAGCTCTCCACGAAGAACTACCACTGCTTGAGCTTTTTACACAACTGCGCGAGGCAGGTTTACCCTTGGGTATCGATGAATACCGCCTTGTTTTGACAGCTTTACAAGAAGGCTTTGGCACGACTGACCAAGAAGCGTTAGCAGAACTGTGCCGTACCTTGTGGGTAAAATCCCAGGATGAAGAACACCTCTTCAACTATCACTTTCAACAAGTAATAACAGAACCTTATCCTGTAAGACCTTTTGTCAGGAAGGAAGAAGAGAAAACATCTTCCAGAATGCAAGAAGCGGTAGAAAGTGACGATAATTATTCACCTGATTTGCTCAATACAACACCGACCACTGTACCCGTTTCATCGGAATTAATGGAAGTACAGGATGAGATGCAAGTGGCTGAAGCAGTACAGATTACTACTCAAAAAAATGAGGAAATTACTGTTAATCGCTTTACCGAAACCGATGAGTATTTTCCAGTGACGCGGCGACAGATGAAACAAAGCTGGCGGCATTTACGCCGAATGGTACGCCAAGGTTTGCCCACAAAGTTAGACATAGAGGCAACTATTGAGCAATTGGTACGGCAGGGGGTTTTGCTAGAGCCTGTACTGATGCCCAGTCGGGTAAATAGAACTGAACTACTTTTGCTGATTGATCATAAGGGATCGATGGTTCCCTTTCACGCACTATCCCAGCGATTAGCCCAGACAGCATTACGAGGCGGACGCTTAGGAAAAGCTAGTATTTACTACTTTCACAATTGCCCAACCAAGTATCTTTACCATGACCAGACGCGCCAAAAAGCCGAACCTGTCACAGATTTTCTAGCTCAGTTGCGCCCAGACCGTTCCGCTGTATTAATTTTTAGTGATGGGGGTGCAGCACGCGGCGGTTTTAGTCTGGAACGGCTGGAGTTAACCCAAAAATTTTTAGACCAGTTGAAACAGCGATCGCGTTATATTGCATGGCTGAATCCAATGGCAACAGAGCGCTGGTTTGGCACAACAGCAGGAGAAATTGTCCGTTTAGTGCCGATGTTTGAAGTTAGCCGACAGGGTTTTGATGGTGCGATCGATGTGTTGCAGGGTCGGGGGATCAATGCACAATTAAGGTACTGA
- a CDS encoding Maf family protein has protein sequence MKIPPFVLASASPARRRLLETVGIEPIVRASDFDESQIQLSEPAELVKTLAQCKAETVAPQFESALIMGCDSVLSMNGEIHGKPADTSEAIARWQIMQGNFGDLYTGHALIDLEQNRTIVKSQVTRVYFAQMSDRAILAYVATGEPLKCAGAFAIEGFGSFFVEKIEGCHSNVIGLSLPLLRHILAELGYDVTDFWQ, from the coding sequence ATGAAAATTCCACCTTTTGTACTTGCCTCAGCTTCCCCAGCTCGTCGCCGCTTGTTGGAAACTGTTGGTATTGAACCGATAGTTCGAGCCAGTGACTTTGACGAGTCGCAAATCCAATTAAGTGAACCAGCAGAATTGGTCAAAACTCTTGCCCAATGTAAGGCGGAAACTGTAGCCCCGCAGTTTGAATCAGCTTTGATTATGGGTTGTGATTCAGTTTTGTCCATGAATGGTGAAATTCACGGCAAACCAGCAGACACTTCTGAAGCGATCGCCCGTTGGCAGATAATGCAGGGTAACTTTGGCGACTTGTATACAGGTCACGCCTTAATAGACCTTGAGCAAAACCGCACTATAGTCAAGTCTCAAGTTACAAGAGTTTACTTTGCTCAAATGAGCGATCGCGCAATTCTTGCTTATGTTGCCACAGGTGAGCCCCTCAAGTGTGCTGGAGCCTTTGCCATTGAAGGTTTTGGCAGTTTCTTTGTTGAAAAAATTGAAGGCTGTCACAGCAATGTAATAGGACTCAGTTTACCCCTGCTCCGGCACATATTAGCGGAACTAGGATACGATGTCACTGATTTTTGGCAATAG
- the dhaK gene encoding dihydroxyacetone kinase subunit DhaK: MKKLINKPEDFVRESLEGMAAAHSDLIKVNYDPAFVYRANAPIPGKVAIISGGGSGHEPMHAGFVGKGMLDAACPGEVFTSPTPDQMLEAAKLVDGGSGILYIVKNYSGDVMNFEMATELARSEGIRSLNILIDDDVAVKDSLYTQGRRGVGTTILAEKICGAAAEAGYDLPQIANLCRRVNLNGRSMGIALTSCTVPANGTPTFELSDREIELGIGIHGEPGIERTAIKAVDEITEILTRSLLEDAAYSRTLREWDEDKGEWVDVELTNLPFTKGDRLLAFVNSMGGTPVSELYIVYRKLAQICEQQGLQIVRNLIGPYITSLEMQGCSITLLKLDDETIRLWDAPVKTPSWRWD, translated from the coding sequence ATGAAAAAGCTGATCAACAAGCCGGAAGACTTTGTGCGAGAAAGTCTAGAAGGTATGGCGGCGGCTCATTCCGATTTAATTAAAGTAAACTACGATCCAGCTTTTGTCTATCGAGCCAATGCACCTATTCCGGGTAAAGTAGCAATTATTTCAGGTGGTGGCAGTGGACATGAACCAATGCACGCTGGCTTCGTGGGCAAAGGAATGCTTGATGCAGCTTGTCCTGGTGAGGTTTTCACTTCACCGACTCCTGACCAAATGCTAGAAGCAGCAAAGCTTGTAGATGGAGGCTCTGGTATCCTTTACATCGTCAAAAATTACAGTGGCGATGTCATGAACTTTGAGATGGCAACAGAGTTAGCCCGTAGTGAAGGCATTCGATCGCTAAATATTTTGATTGATGATGATGTAGCAGTGAAGGATAGCCTCTATACCCAAGGACGGCGGGGTGTAGGAACAACAATACTAGCGGAAAAAATTTGTGGCGCGGCGGCTGAGGCAGGGTATGATTTGCCACAAATAGCAAATTTATGTCGCCGAGTTAATCTGAATGGGCGGAGTATGGGAATTGCTTTAACATCTTGTACAGTGCCAGCTAATGGAACACCGACATTTGAATTGAGCGATCGCGAAATCGAATTAGGTATCGGTATCCACGGTGAACCAGGAATAGAACGTACAGCTATCAAAGCAGTAGATGAGATTACCGAAATTTTAACGCGATCGCTCCTTGAAGATGCAGCATACAGCCGCACACTGCGCGAGTGGGATGAAGACAAAGGAGAATGGGTAGATGTAGAACTAACAAATCTTCCATTTACCAAAGGCGATCGCTTATTAGCTTTCGTCAATAGTATGGGTGGAACTCCGGTTTCCGAACTGTATATTGTTTACCGCAAACTCGCCCAAATCTGCGAACAGCAAGGATTGCAAATTGTGCGAAACTTAATCGGCCCTTATATTACATCTCTAGAAATGCAAGGTTGCTCAATTACCCTGCTGAAATTAGATGATGAAACGATCCGGTTATGGGATGCACCAGTCAAAACACCAAGTTGGCGGTGGGACTAA
- a CDS encoding MBL fold metallo-hydrolase: MAHLNQRRSQNVNGDFYVDTTCIDCDTCRWMAPEVFYDVDDQSAVYHQPTNEAERLAALQALLACPTSSIGTVEKPKDIKTVQQSFPILVTENIYHCGYHSEKSYGAASYLIQLPEGNILVDSPRFTPPLVKRLEELGSIRYMYLTHKDDVADHQKFAEHFQCDRILHADDITADTRNVEIQLTGSEPFALTPDFLIIPVPGHTKGQTVLLYKNKFLFTGDHLAWSESLHQLAAFHNACWYSWSEQTKSMRNLANYSFEWVLPGHGRRFHADKETMRQQMHKCIELMESLD; the protein is encoded by the coding sequence ATGGCTCATTTAAATCAGCGTCGCTCTCAAAATGTCAACGGCGATTTTTATGTAGATACTACCTGTATTGATTGTGATACCTGTCGCTGGATGGCTCCTGAAGTATTTTATGATGTTGACGATCAATCGGCTGTTTATCATCAACCAACGAATGAGGCGGAAAGATTAGCTGCACTGCAAGCACTTTTAGCTTGTCCTACCAGTTCCATTGGCACAGTTGAAAAGCCAAAAGATATCAAAACTGTTCAACAAAGCTTTCCAATATTAGTAACAGAAAATATTTACCACTGCGGCTATCATTCTGAAAAATCTTATGGTGCTGCTAGCTATTTAATTCAACTTCCAGAAGGTAACATTTTGGTGGATTCTCCCCGGTTTACGCCGCCTTTAGTCAAGCGTTTAGAAGAACTGGGGTCGATTCGTTATATGTACCTAACTCATAAGGATGATGTGGCAGATCATCAAAAGTTTGCCGAGCATTTTCAGTGCGATCGCATCCTTCATGCTGATGATATTACTGCGGATACTCGCAATGTAGAAATACAGCTAACTGGTTCCGAACCATTTGCCTTGACTCCAGATTTCTTAATTATTCCAGTTCCCGGTCACACTAAAGGACAAACTGTCCTACTCTACAAAAATAAGTTTCTCTTCACTGGCGACCATCTCGCTTGGTCAGAAAGCTTGCATCAACTGGCTGCATTCCACAATGCCTGCTGGTATTCTTGGTCAGAACAAACTAAATCAATGCGTAACTTAGCTAATTACTCTTTTGAGTGGGTGCTACCAGGTCATGGGCGAAGGTTTCATGCTGATAAGGAAACCATGCGCCAGCAGATGCACAAGTGTATTGAGTTAATGGAATCTTTGGATTGA
- the psbP gene encoding photosystem II reaction center PsbP → MWKRIVLILLLVLSFSLSNSDIAAAAGLKSFVDTSDGYQFLYPNGWLQVKVANGPDVVFHDLIEVSENVSVVISPVPEGKTLSELGTPTEVGYKLGKAALAPPDSGRSAELVNAAQREVDGKTYYLLEYEVKLPNKQQRHNIASVAVSRGKLFTLNASIPEKRWQRVKGMIDEVVNSFSVY, encoded by the coding sequence ATGTGGAAAAGAATTGTATTAATTTTGCTATTGGTGTTGAGTTTCAGCCTGAGTAATTCTGATATAGCGGCTGCGGCTGGACTCAAAAGCTTTGTAGACACTAGTGATGGCTATCAGTTTTTATATCCTAACGGCTGGCTGCAAGTTAAAGTTGCCAACGGGCCAGATGTGGTTTTCCACGATTTGATTGAGGTATCTGAAAACGTTTCTGTTGTCATTAGCCCAGTTCCAGAAGGCAAAACTTTATCAGAATTGGGAACCCCAACAGAAGTAGGATATAAGTTGGGAAAAGCTGCTCTTGCGCCTCCTGACTCTGGTCGTTCGGCTGAATTAGTCAATGCCGCACAACGAGAAGTAGACGGTAAAACCTACTACCTTTTAGAGTATGAGGTTAAACTTCCCAATAAACAGCAACGGCATAACATCGCCAGCGTGGCTGTTAGCCGTGGCAAACTTTTTACCCTCAACGCCTCAATTCCTGAAAAACGCTGGCAGAGAGTTAAAGGAATGATTGATGAGGTTGTAAATTCTTTTTCTGTCTATTAA
- a CDS encoding AAA family ATPase — protein sequence MVRTLDGKRLKYIGKVQPQPGEQDPETGQILYPYLPSEKLVEAVNLAIALERPLLLKGEPGCGKTKLARAVAYELGLPYEAWYIKSTSRARDGLYTYDAVGRLRDAQLAASKIDEEAAIKAKNADDYVEWGPLGRAFRNEQPTVVLIDEIDKADIDFPNDLLLELDEQRFEVTEVKQNSPLKKIQAKATPIVLITSNDEKERLA from the coding sequence GTGGTTAGAACTTTAGACGGAAAGCGGCTGAAATATATAGGTAAGGTTCAACCCCAGCCAGGAGAGCAAGACCCGGAGACGGGTCAAATCTTGTATCCTTACCTGCCGAGTGAGAAATTGGTAGAGGCTGTGAATTTAGCGATCGCCCTCGAACGCCCCTTACTATTAAAGGGAGAACCAGGATGCGGCAAGACAAAATTGGCTCGTGCTGTGGCTTATGAGTTGGGTTTACCCTATGAAGCTTGGTACATCAAATCTACCAGTCGAGCGCGGGATGGTCTTTATACTTATGATGCCGTTGGCAGGTTGCGGGATGCTCAACTTGCTGCCTCCAAAATAGATGAAGAAGCCGCAATCAAAGCAAAAAATGCTGATGACTACGTAGAGTGGGGACCGTTAGGACGTGCCTTTCGCAATGAGCAGCCAACTGTAGTTTTAATTGATGAAATAGATAAAGCTGACATTGACTTTCCTAACGATCTGCTGTTAGAGCTTGATGAGCAAAGGTTTGAAGTCACAGAAGTAAAACAAAACAGTCCGCTCAAGAAAATTCAGGCGAAAGCAACACCAATTGTTTTGATCACTAGTAACGATGAGAAAGAAAGACTTGCCTGA